In Persephonella sp. IF05-L8, the following are encoded in one genomic region:
- a CDS encoding RAMP superfamily CRISPR-associated protein, giving the protein MNKFETLIEINPEKIENLAEYIAYCKYYFKPKSEGKIENYLFKSRQSWYLNRNNKYKFLDEFKFLKKKINNCVENGKGENWCENQLAKKLKIYKSNETLKDFPLSWLKNEIIGERNKYIGFNNDIDIQNIKQISGIYTNFKRLQRYIENLPKSSFAIWFKFRLKAPYFSKDDDEFYIIQNPILKEANFKVPMIRGSAWKGALASAFRELFRKDFSNKKEKIESFLRVFGAGSESIKAIEQALIKETGNFEKAQEGILSFLFFELGLEITGQDLQRAKDIKNKNDLRNFIKDKLSKKLNDSQKDLPIEFQTHKGRAIFYPTYFDKLSLEIINPHDRRKRAGTNPIHYEVVPEGVEGIFQLIYIPFDAVLKSDKEVREEAKEDLANIIKALRVLSNKGIGAKTKLGWGRFEIRYLSCFRNFS; this is encoded by the coding sequence ATGAATAAGTTTGAAACCTTAATAGAAATAAATCCAGAAAAAATTGAAAATTTAGCTGAATATATAGCTTATTGTAAATATTACTTTAAACCAAAAAGTGAAGGAAAAATAGAAAATTATCTTTTCAAGAGTAGGCAAAGTTGGTATTTGAATAGAAATAATAAATATAAGTTTTTAGATGAATTTAAATTCTTAAAGAAAAAGATAAATAATTGTGTAGAGAATGGAAAAGGAGAAAATTGGTGTGAGAACCAATTAGCAAAAAAATTAAAAATTTATAAATCTAATGAAACATTAAAGGATTTCCCTTTAAGCTGGTTAAAAAATGAAATAATTGGAGAAAGAAATAAGTATATAGGTTTTAATAATGATATAGATATTCAAAATATAAAACAAATATCGGGAATTTATACAAACTTTAAAAGGCTTCAAAGATACATCGAAAACCTCCCTAAATCCTCCTTTGCTATATGGTTTAAATTTAGATTAAAAGCTCCGTATTTTTCAAAAGATGATGATGAATTCTATATAATCCAAAATCCCATTTTAAAGGAAGCTAATTTTAAAGTTCCAATGATTAGAGGTTCTGCGTGGAAGGGTGCTTTGGCAAGTGCTTTTAGAGAATTATTCAGAAAAGATTTTTCTAATAAAAAAGAAAAAATTGAAAGTTTTTTAAGAGTTTTTGGAGCTGGTTCAGAAAGTATAAAGGCTATAGAACAAGCTTTGATAAAAGAAACAGGAAATTTTGAAAAAGCACAAGAAGGCATTCTATCATTTCTGTTTTTTGAATTAGGATTAGAAATAACTGGACAAGATTTACAAAGAGCAAAAGATATAAAAAACAAGAATGATTTAAGGAATTTCATTAAAGATAAACTATCTAAAAAACTAAATGATAGTCAAAAAGATTTACCTATAGAATTCCAAACCCATAAAGGAAGAGCAATATTTTACCCAACATATTTTGACAAATTATCCCTTGAAATAATTAATCCACATGATAGAAGAAAAAGAGCAGGAACAAATCCTATTCACTATGAGGTAGTCCCAGAAGGAGTAGAAGGAATTTTTCAACTAATTTATATCCCATTTGATGCAGTTTTAAAAAGTGATAAAGAAGTAAGAGAGGAAGCTAAAGAAGATTTAGCAAATATAATTAAGGCTTTAAGAGTGCTTTCTAATAAAGGCATTGGAGCTAAAACTAAATTAGGCTGGGGAAGATTTGAAATTAGATATTTATCCTGTTTTAGAAATTTTTCTTAG